The genomic stretch ACTAATTCCTCCGACCTTTCCGCCACCACGACGATCTTCGACATTTTCACTTTCACGACGACCTTTCCAACGCATTGGCCTCTCCTCTTATGCTTATTTACTTGTGCTTATGTTATTTTACGTGGATGCAAAATTTTGATTAATAATGCAAAATCAATGGTACTACAACTATATTCATCGACACAGCATAAATTTCTTGTCACACAGCGCACAGCATGCGAGCAGTATTATTGGCTTATTTTTTTCAATTGCATGGCATGTATAGCAACTTTCTCACTGACATAAAAAAAAATAATACCGTACAATATGTCCAGTTATCAAAACAGTGTCGTCAAACGACCTCGTAAATATTGGAAAAACGAATGAGTAATCAAGATTCACGCCCGATCATTTTGACAGGTGACCGCCCAACTGGTCAGCTACATCTCGGACATTTTGTCGGTTCATTGCGCTCACGTGTTGGCTTACAAGATTCACATCATCAACACCTTTTATTGGCTGATGCGCAAGCATTCACTGATAATGCGGATAATTTTGAAAAAGTTCGTCGCAACATTATTGAAGTCGCTACGGATTATTTGGCTGTTGGAATTGATCCAACCAAAACCACAATCTGCGTTCAATCTAGCTTACCGGCATTAAATGAATTGACGATGTTGTATTTGAACTTTGTGAGCGTGGCACGACTAGAACGTAACCCAACCATTAAAGCTGAAATTCAACTCCGTGGTTTTGAGCGCGATATTCCTGCTGGCTTCCTATGCTACCCAATTGCTCAAGCCGCAGATATTACAGCGTTTAAAGCGACAGTTGTGCCTGTCGGTGAAGATCAGATTCCGATGATTGAACAAACCAATGAAATGGTTCGCCGTATCAATCGTCAAATTGGCCATGATCTCATTCCTGAATGCAAAGCCTTGCTTTCAAACATGAGTCGCCTACCTGGTTTTGATGGTAAAGCGAAAATGTCAAAATCACTTGGTAACACCATTGTGTTAGATGCAACGGATAAAGACATCAAAAAAGCAGTGAATGCCATGTATACCGATCCGAATCATTTAAGAGTCGAAGATCCTGGTCAAGTTGAAGGCAATATTGTATTTACCTACTTAGATGCATTTGATCCAAATAAAGATGAAGTTGCTGAGTTAAAAGAACATTATCGCCGTGGTGGACTTGGTGATGGTACGGTTAAAAAACGTCTTGAAACAGTCCTCAAAGAACTGATCGAGCCGATTCGTGAACGCCGTATCGAACTCGCGAAAGATCCAGACTACATCATGGATATTTTGCGTACAGGTACAGAGAAATGCCGTGATATTACACAGCAAACACTCGATGAAGTAAAAACTGGATTAGGTGTTTTCCACTTCTAAGTTACACAGATTTTACTAAATGAATTAAAAAAGACCTTAATATTTAAGGTCTTTTTTATATTTAATCAAATAACATGTTTATTTAAACGACATAGATTAACGTGAATTAACACTTGATTACGTGAATACCAATGAATAAAAGAACACAATTGCTATTATCTAAGAATTGTTGTTGATTCCCCCGAATCAAATAACAACCACCTTAACCGAAACTGTGAAAGCAGGTTCGTTGTTCTACGCAATGATCACCCCAATCATTGCGTATTTTTTTGCCTAAAATTCGGACAACAACCTTTTATATCGAAATCTAGGCTCTATTACAAGTAATTGTTTTTCCATTTAAATCATAAAGCATTTCTTAAACAACAGTACTCAGCAGGCAATACAAACAAAGACCAATTTCTGATTATGATGGTCCTACTATTCTCCTTCGATATCGCATAAAATACAGTCAACTTAACCAATTGATTTTTAACATCTAAATATTTAAAAATTTGCATAAAAAAGGTACAATCATTAAACTTTATGCGATAATTTCTTGTTGAACTCACCTCTATTTAAATTAATCTCGTATTTATTATTTTTAACTAATTATTATTTTTTAATCGATAACCATTTGGTCGAGTACTTATGATGTTGTGGGAATTATTTCTTGAACCATCCAACCTTATTTTTAGTATCAGCCTAAGCTTAATGCTTTTATTCGGATTGATCGAATGCTTACTGCTCTTGATCGGTTCAAGTTCACAAGGCTTGATGGAGCAATTTGTTCCAGATCAACTACATGAAATACAAGGAGTTGAAGCAGACCTAGAAGGGAGTAATTTATTTTTGACCTTTCTAGATTGGCTTTATTTGGGTCGCATTCCAATGTTGGTTTGGCTGGTGATATTTTTAACAGTTTATTCACTCACTGGTTTTATCACGCAAATTATTTTTTTCAATTTTACTCAATTTTATTTGCCATTGTGGTTAATCGCGCCTGCTTGTTTGATTGCATGCATGCCTCTGGTACGTCTCTCCGCAGCAATTATTTCTCGGATTTTACCTAAAGATGAAACTACTGCGATTTATAGTGAAGCGCTAATTGGCCGTACAGCCTTGATTATATTGGGTGAAGCCAAACAGGACTACCCAGCACAAGCCAAAGTAAAAGATCAATTTGGCCAAATCCACTATATTTTAGTTGAACCCGAAATTGATACAACTTTCTCACTGGGACAAGAAGTGATTTTGACCCAACAAACCAAAAATGGTTTTAAAGCCATTACACATTCTATTTAAATCAAACAAGAGATAACGATGATGAGTGAATCCTTTTATCAAATTATTGTCTTTGCAGGAATTATTTTAACTGCATTGGTTATTATTGGGGTCATTGTTGCCCGACTTTATAAGCGTTCAAGCAAAGAGGTTTCTTTTGTTCGTACCGGTTTTGGTGGCGAAAAAGTCATTCTTGGTGGTGGTGCAATCGTTCTACCTGTTTTACATGAAGTTATTCCGGTCAATATGAATACCTTACGTTTAGAGGTAAAACGTGCCGCAGATCAAGCGCTGATTACGCGTGACCGCATGCGCGTTGATGTGATGGCTGAGTTCTATGTTCGGGTTAAACCAACAGCTGAATCAATCGCGACTGCCGCACAAACACTTGGTCAAAAGACCATGTCACCCCAAGAGCTTAAAGATTTGGTTGAAGGGAAATTTGTCGATTCACTGCGTTCAGTTGCTGCTGAGATGGCAATGGAAGAACTACATGAGAAACGCGTTGATTTCGTTCAAAAAGTTCAACAAGTTGTATCTGAAGATTTGTTTAAAAATGGTTTAGAGCTTGAAACCGTATCATTAACAGGCCTCGATCAAACGGGTTTTGAATATTTTAATCCGCAAAATGCGTTTGATGCTGAAGGCTTAACCAAACTGACAGAGACCATCGAAGATCGCCGCAAAAAACGTAACGATATTGAACAAGATGCTGATTTAGCAATTAAAACAAAAAACTTGCAAACAGAACAAGCACGTCTACAAATTCTACGTGAAGAAGAGTACGCCAAACTCCAGCAAGAACGTGAAATCTCTATCCGTCGTGCTGAACAACTTTCAGAAATTGCTTCTCAAGAAGCAGCCAAAAAACGTGAAGCAGAAGAAGCTCAAATTGCAGCCGAACGTGAAGTCGAACTGAAACGTATTGGTTCTGCACGTGATGTTGAAAATGAAAACATTCTCAAAGCGCAGTTAATTCAAAAAGCCCAAGTTGAACAAAAGAAAACCATTGAATTGGCTGAGCAAGATCGTGCGATTGCGATTGCTGAAAAATCACGTGCTGAATCTGAAGCCAAAGCCTTGGCAGATCAAGCACGTGCCCAAGCAGTAAAAGCCGAAGAAGAAGTACTTACAGTACGTGAAACACAACGCGCTGAACGTGCCAAAGCAGTTGATTTGGTTGCAGCAAAACAAGCCGCTGAAAAAGATGCAATTGCGATCACTGTTGCTGCTGAAGCTGGTAAAAAAGCGGCTGTTGATGAAGCCGATGCCATTCGTATTAATGCAGAAGCTGAAGCTGAAAAAGTGCGCCTAAAAGCGCGTGGTGAGGCTGATGCCAAAATTCTGCTTGCACAAGCACAAGAAAAACAATATCAGGTTGATGCTGAAGGGACACGTGCAGTCAATGAAGCAAATAACCTGTTGTCTTCTGAACAAGTTGAAATGCAGATTCGCTTAGCATTGATTAAATATTTGCCAGAAATTATCCGTGAAAGTGTCAAGCCAATGGAGAATATTGATGATATTAAAATTCTCCAAGTCAATGGACTTGGTGGACATAGCGGTATGGTCGCTGCTGGTGAAGGTGGCGAGCAAGGTCAAGTCGCCTTGTCTGATCAAGTCGTGAACAGTGCACTTCGCTATCGCTCACAAGCCCCATTGATTGATAGCTTAATGAATGAGCTTGGTATTCAAGGTGGTGATATCAATGGCTTTACCCAAAGCTTAAAACCAAAATCACAGCCATAATTCCCCCCGTATTTGCTCTATCGTTTGCTACGCTAGAGCAAATCTACGTTTATGCTTCACTCCCTTGATGTTCTCCCCTATTCAATCGTTATTAACTTAAATAAAATCGATATTCTTGTTTTCTTGATTGCACTAAATATGTAATACTATAACATTACAATTAGGTGTAAATTTCAATGAAAGTTGTTTCCTCTCTTAAAAGTGCAAAACTACGTGGTGACTGTCAGATTGTAAAACGTCGTGGCAAACTTTATGTCATCTGCAAATCCAATCCACGCTTTAAAGCAAGACAAGGCTAAGCCCTATTCAGCATGATATAAGATCATCCGGCTTTATATCATGCGCCCTTTTCTACTTATTTCCCCATTCATTCTTAAACCCAATAAACAACCTTCCATGACTAAATTCAAAAGTATGTAAACTTAAAAGATTGCTTATTAAGCATTTATTCACCTAACTCAATCAAAACTTATGTTAAAAGTTGCTATCGTAGTCAACTTATAAAAACGTACTTGTGGAGCAAAACGCATGAAAAAAACACTACTGGCTATTTCCTTGAGCAGTCTTGCACTTATTGCATGTTCTAAATCCAATCAATCCGCCCCTGCCGCAACAGCAGAAACACCGGCTTCAGAAATTGTGAGCAGCGAAGCAATCGCGATTAGTCAAACAACCGAAATATCAGAGAATATTGCAACTGGCGATAATGCGCAGACCAGTCTGGATTGGGATGGTCAATATAAAGCAATCCTACCTTGCGCAGACTGTGAGGGAATTGAAACCATCATCACGCTTGCACCTGATCAAGGTTATGTAATTTCAGAAAAATACCTTGGTGCTAAAGATGCCAATAAGCCAATCGTCTCTCAAGGTAAATTTAATTTTGATAAGCAAGGTCAGATCATTACTTTAGATAAGGCGGGTGATGCACGTAAATATTTTGTTGCGGAGAATCAACTGTTTGCACTTGATATTGATGGCAATAAAATTACAGGCCCAAGTGCTGAGCTGTATGTCTTGAAAAAACAACTGAACTAACATCAATATTTAAATGAACAGATTCAAATCAATTTCTTGAAATGAATTTAGTTCGCTGCCAACCCACAAAGCAAATAACCCGCTCAAATGAGCGGGTTATTTATACACACTAGCGATAAACCAGTGTTGAATCAGTTGGGGAATTAACCACCAAATTGGTTCATTGTATTTTTAGCATCATCGCCTGCTTTAAGCGCGTTGTCACCAGCAAAGATTTCTTTGTGATCATCACCGATATCCGAACCTGCCATTGCTTGGTGTTTAACACAAGCGATCCCTTCACGGATTTCTTTACGTTGTACGCCAGCAACATAAGCAAGCATACCTTGATCACCGAAGTAACCTTTCGCAAGTTCATGCGTAGAAAGCGCAGCAGTGTGGTAAGTCGGAAGTGTAATCAAGTGATGGAACACACCCGCTTCACGTGCAGCATCTGCTTGGAATGTACGAACTTTCTCATCAGCATCTTTTGCTAATTCAGTTTCGTCATACTCAGCGCTCATTAACTTAGCACGGTCATAAGCAGAAACATCTTTACCTTCAGCAACATAGCGATCATAAGCTTGTTGACGGAAGTTAAGCGTCCAGTTGAATGATGGGCTGTTGTTATACACAAGCTTCGCATTTGGAACTGATTCTTTTACACGGTTAACCATGTGTGCAATTTCATCTACGTTTGGCGTCGCAGTTTCGATCCAAAGTAAGTCAGCACCATTCTGTAAGCTAGATACGCAGTCAAGAACAACACGGTCAATTTGAGTGTTCGCGCGGAACTGATACAAACCAGAAGCTAAACGCTTAGGACGATGTAATTTACCATCACGTTTGATCAATATTTCATCTTCTTGAGCATCAGCAATATCAATTTCAGTCGTTTCTAAGTAGCTGATATATTGAGAAGCGATATCACCTGGCTCTTTAACTACTGGGATTTTTTGCGTTAAGTCAGCGCCTTCAGAGTCAGTACGTGCAACGATAATACCGTCATCAACGCCCATTTCTAAGAATGCATAACGAAGTGCGTGAATCTTAGAGATAAAGTCTTCATGTGGAACAGTTACTTTACCAGCTTGGTGACCACATTGTTTCGCGTCAGATACTTGGTTTTCGATTTGAAGTGCGCAAGCACCTGCTTCAATCATTTTACGTGCAAGTAAGTAAGTCGCTTCGTCGTTACCAAAACCAGCATCGATGTCCGCAATAATTGGCACAACGTGAGTTTGGAAGTTATCAATTTGATTTGTGATTTCAGCTGCTTGAGCAGTATCACCTGCTTCGTTCGCTTTTTTAAGCGCACGGAACAAATCATTTAATTCTTTTGCATCAGCCTGACGTAAGAAGGTATAGATTTCTTCGATCAATGCAGGTACAGACGTTTTTTCGTGCATAGATTGGTCAGGTAATGGACCAAATTCTGAACGAAGTGCTGCAACCATCCAACCAGAAAGGTAGATATAACGTTTATCAGTCGTACCGAAATATTTTTTGTTCGCAATCATTTTTTGCTGAGCGATAAAACCGTGCCAGCAGCCAAGTGATTGGGTGTATTTGCTTGAGTCAGCATCATATTCAGCCATATCACGACGCATAATTGCAGCCGTATATTTAGCGATGTCTAAACCAGTTTTAAATTGATTTTGAAGTTGCATACGCGCAGCATCTTCTGGGCTAATATCGCGCCAAGTGTTGCCAAATTTTGCTTTTAATTCGCGGATTGCATCAATCGCTGTTTGATAAGTAGTCATGATATGTTCCTGTCTATGTTTAGGAGTTCATCAGTCAAAGAACTAAATCTTGTCAATAACAACTGCTTAGATTTAGATCATTTCGTTGTTCTGAACACAGCTTAGTGGGCAGCAGAAAATTAATCCAGTGCCGTAACGATATCTTCACTATTTATTTAAAAAATGTATAGATCAAAGTCGTATTATAATACGCATAACCTCCTAAAAAGTGCCCAAGCAATGCCAAAAAAAGACAGTTTCAGCTCAGTAAAAATAACCAACAATATTAAAATAACTTTATATAAATCAAAAATATAATTAAATTAAAATTAGACCATCTATTAATATTTAATCAATCATCATCACTACATTTAAATTTACTGAAAATTGACCAAAAATTTAAAAACTCTATTTTCTTCTTGGAAATCGACCTTATTGTTGCTATTTACAGCAATGAATGCGCATTCTGCTATTCCTCAAGATGTTCGGCATCGGTCTGCATCCTTGTATTGACGGTGGTTTAGGTCTCCCTATGTTTTTTCCTGATGCTTTCACACAAAGTGCTTTAGTTATGGCATAATTCAAAGTGATTTCATGCGTTTATTGTCGGTATTTATTTTATGAATCTGGAGCGGGTCGATCTAAACCTTTTAATTTACCTTGATGTGTTATTACGTGAAAAAAATGTTACCCGTGCCGCAGAACAATTGGGAGTTACCCAACCTGCAATGAGTAATATCTTACGTCGTCTACGTAACTTATTTAATGATCCACTTCTAATCCGCTCTTCTGAAGGCATGACGCCGACCGAACGTGCTTTAGAATTACAACCTCGTATTCGTGATGCCCTTTCTGATCTTTCCATGATTTTAGAGCCGCGCACCGAATTTCGTCCCTATACCAGCAACCGCGTGTTCCGGATTATGACCTCGGATTATGCAGAAGCAACCTTGGTGCCCCGCTTAGTCAAAGCATTACGCTCTGAAGCACCCAATGTGGTTCTCGATTTTCTGACGCCAAGTGATGTGTCCTATCGTGACATGGAACAAGGTAAAGTCGATCTTGCAATTAACCGCTTTAATGAAATTCCACAAAGCTTCCATCAAGTCTTGGTTTGGCGTGATAGTTTTTCTTGCTTACTCAATGACAAACACCCAGCTGCTGTTGGTTTAAACTTAAAAAGCTATTTAGATGCACAACATATTTGGGTATCCAAAACGGGTATGGGCGTTGGCTTTGGGGTAAACCCAGAAAAACAAGCCGGTCTTGGTTGGATTGATCAAGCTTTGGATCGTATTGGACAAAAACGTAAAATTTCTGTTTTCACACGCCACTATCAAATGCCTGGCCTGTTGGCAGCAAATGTTGATTTAATTGCAACTTTACCAAGCCGTATCGCGCGTTTACAAGCCAAAAATCAAAACCTGATATTAAAAGACCCGCCATTTTATATTCCAGAATTTGAATTAAAAATGGCATGGTGCCCATTGCTTCACCATCATCCTGCACATCGCTGGTTGCGCCAATTGATTTTGTATGTCGCCAGACAAATTATCGAAGAAGAAAACCGTGCATATTTGTTAAATAACAGCACTACTCAACCACCACATACTTTTTACTAAGTTAAAGATTATGCTAATATTTCAGCCACAGTTACTTGTGGCTGATCTTTAAATATAATTTTCATAATGCGCATCTGTATAAAAAATATATTTAATGATTTGATAATTTTTTATTTGGTTTAACCCAATTCAATATACACAAGATTATCTAACTGCTACATTTTCAACAAATGTGATCGCTAGCGAATTTCATAAATAACAGGTGAGGTATGGATATATTTCAAAGCATTATGGTGCTTATTTTTTTGGTACTCTGCTCATTTTTCTTATCTTTATCTGAAATCGCCATTGCTGGATCACGCAAAATAAAATTAAAACTTCTGGCCGAGGCCGGAGATGAGCGCGCAGCGAAAGTCATCATCATGCAGGAAAACTCTGCGGACTTTTTCGCTTCCACACAAATTGGGGTGAATGCCGTCGCTATTTTAGGCGGTATTGTTGGTGAATCTTCATTACGTCCCTACTTTAATAATCTGGTCCTTGAGTTCTATCAAGGGAAATGGGCAGACAGCATCGGCTTCAGTTTGTCATTCCTCACAGTAACCACGTTATTTATCTTATTTGCCGATTTAATGCCAAAACGTTTGGCCATGATTTTCCCAGAAAAACTGGCTATTAAAGTCGTTAACGCCATTCTGGTCTTCATTAAGATTTGCAAGCCTTTGGCGTGGATTATCAATCTGATTGCAAACTCGATTTTTAGATTATTTAAAGTCAATACCAAACGTGATGACAGCTTAACCTTTGATGATATCTCTGCCATTGTAAATGCTGGTGCTCAATCAGGTGTTCTACAAAAACAAGAGCATCATTTCATTGGTAATGTGTTTGAACTTGAAGAACGTAATGTTCCTTCCAGTATGACACCACGTGAAAATGTAGTTTTTTTCACGCTGAATGAGCCTGAAGAAAGTATTCGACAAAAACTGGCCGAATACCCATTTTCTAAATTCTTAGTTTGTAATGACAATATTGACAACGTCATCGGCTATATTGATGCCAAAGATATTTTAGTTCGTATTTTAAATAATCAAAAATTTAATCAGCTAAATGAATCCACCATTCGTAATGTACTCACTATTCCTGATGCCTTAACTTTATCTGAAGTACTTGACCGTTTTCGTTCTAGTAAAGAAAAGTTTGCGGTTGTCATCAATGAATACGCATTGGTGGTCGGGGTCATCACCCTCTCTGACATTATGATTACTGTGATGGGTGACTGGGTCACGCCAATGGAAGAAGAACAGCAGATTATTCAGCGTGATGCCAATTCATGGCTCATTGATGGCAGTACACCAATTGAAGATATGATGCATGCACTTGCCATTGACTCTATGCCAGACAACGATAATTATGAAACGCTAGCTGGTTTTATGATGTTCCAGTTGCGTAAAATTCCACGCCCAGCAGATACCGTCATTTTCGCAGGTTATAAATTTGAAGTGGTCGATGTCGATAACTATCGAATTGATCAACTGCTGGTGACCCGTTTACTTGAACAACTCGCTGAAGAAAAGCCTGAAGAAGAGTAATTTATAATCATATCGCCTACTTAGGCGATATGATTTCCATTTAGATTCGAAATAAACGGCAGATACGGCTAGATTTTTTAGTGCCTCATTAAACCAGAAAACCTGCCTAGTCTTTGAGCAAAGAGCAACATTTAAAGCTCTCTAAGTCATTCAAAAAACTAATTTTAATGTGTTTTAAGTCTGCTGTAGTTTTGAACAATTTATACCTAAATCTTGCAAGATGATCAAAAACAATCATTAAAAAAATGACTTATAAACCAATAATTTTAAAGATTATTTTTTAAAAAAATGAAGTCCAAATTAATATTTCTTTTAGATTGTTGAGTTTAATTAAACAAATTGCTAGCATTCTTCGTTATTGAAAGGAATGACAATCTAGGTCATCTTCCAAAATTGTTTTACTTTTAATTACTTTAACTTTCTAGATTGTCTAAAACCTAAACTATCCGTTGTAAAGAAAATAACCATTATATATTTCAAAGGAATGAACTATGCTGACCTTTATTGGCATCAGCATGATTTGCTGCTTCATGTATCTGATCATGTCTAAACGCTTAAGTGCCCTTATTGCACTGACTTTAATTCCAATTATATTTGCACTTTTGGCCTATGTGCTTGGTTTTTATTTTGAAAGTTTAAGTCATATTCAACTCAGCGGTTTGGGTGAAATGATGCTTGATGGCATCAAGAAACTCGCGCCAACGGGCATCATGTTACTCTTCGCCATTCTTTACTTTGCCATCATGATCGATACGGGCCTGTTTGACCCCTCTGTGAAATGGATCTTAAAAAAAGTAAAAGGTGATCCACTTAAAGTGACCCTTGGCACGGTATTCCTCACGCTAATTGTGTCGATGGATGGGGATGGCTCAACCACGTATATGATCTGTGTTGCAGCGATGCTACCGCTGTATCGTCGTCTAGGCATGAGTCCACTGATTATGGCTGGCTTGATGATGCTTAGCAGTGGAATTATGAATCTCACCCCTTGGGGCGGGCCAACGGCACGGGCTGCCAGTGCCTTAAAGGTTGATCCTAGCCAAGTTTTTGTGCCAATGATTATTCCCATGCTTTTTGCAATCGCGTGGTTATTCTTTTTGGCTTATATGTATGGTCGGTTTGAACGTAACCGTATCGGCATCATAGAACTCGATATCAAACATGCGGATGACATTCAAATCTCTAAAGATCCTGAAGCTAATCGTTCACATTTAAGATGGTTTAATGGCAGCTTAACGCTAGTTCTTATGATTTGTTTGATCATGGGTGTGCTACCGCTCCCAATCCTGTTTATGATCGCTTTATGTATCGCACTGGTGGTTAACTATCGTGATTTAGACATGCAAAAGCAACTGATTGCCAATCACTCTGGTAGCGCCTTGGCCGTAGTCGGAATCATTTTTGCGGCGGGAATTTTTACAGGCATTTTATCGGGTACAGGCATGGTTGAAGCCATGTCCAAAGAATTAATTGCCATTATTCCACACAGTATGGGACCATTTTTAGCACCAATTACAGCTGTTATGAGTATGCCGCTGACCTTTTTCATGTCGAATGATGCGTTCTATTATGGCGTATTACCGGTACTTTCCGAAGCAGCTGCCCATTATGGCGTTAGCCCCGTTGAAATGGCACGTGCTTCGATTGTGGGACAACCTGTACACTTACTCTCCCCACTGGTTCCCTCAACCTATTTACTCTGTGGCTTGGCTGGAATTGAATTTGCCGACCATCAAAAATTTACGATTAAATGGGCGATTATCACCTGTTTAGTGATGTTGGCGATCTCTCTTATCTCTGGTGTTTTTCCACTCTACTCAAGCATTTAGAACTCAACATTAAAAAGGCTTTGCTCTCCCATTGGGATGAACAAAGCCTTTTTTTATTGCTGTGCGAATGATGATCGGCAGCTACGAATTAACCACCATATAACTTGAGCAGTACATCTAAAGTCGCTTGATAGTGAATATTGATATCATCTTCAAGGATTTTATAAGCATTATCAAACTGCACCATCGGCCAACCTTCTTTCCAAAATGGGAAGATGTTATGCAAATCATGGGTCACCACACCGTCTTCAATTTCGATTGCTTGAGCAACCTGTGCAAGAACTTGTGAGGTTTCAACACCATCAATGGCCATATAATCGACACCTTTGGCTTTCAAGATACGAATACGGTCTTTTTTATAACGAATCTTTTTGCTTTGCGTACTATTTAAATGCAACGCCAAGCTAACTGCTTCAATAAATTTTGATTCAAAGCTTTGTTGTAATGCAACCAATGCTTGTTTATGTGCTTCTTGACGGCCTGCTTTCCCCCCCTCACGAATAATGTCATTGGCTTCAGCATTGAGTACATCATCTTTCATGGATCGTAAGATGTCTAAAAT from Acinetobacter pullicarnis encodes the following:
- the trpS gene encoding tryptophan--tRNA ligase, whose protein sequence is MSNQDSRPIILTGDRPTGQLHLGHFVGSLRSRVGLQDSHHQHLLLADAQAFTDNADNFEKVRRNIIEVATDYLAVGIDPTKTTICVQSSLPALNELTMLYLNFVSVARLERNPTIKAEIQLRGFERDIPAGFLCYPIAQAADITAFKATVVPVGEDQIPMIEQTNEMVRRINRQIGHDLIPECKALLSNMSRLPGFDGKAKMSKSLGNTIVLDATDKDIKKAVNAMYTDPNHLRVEDPGQVEGNIVFTYLDAFDPNKDEVAELKEHYRRGGLGDGTVKKRLETVLKELIEPIRERRIELAKDPDYIMDILRTGTEKCRDITQQTLDEVKTGLGVFHF
- a CDS encoding YqiJ family protein; amino-acid sequence: MLWELFLEPSNLIFSISLSLMLLFGLIECLLLLIGSSSQGLMEQFVPDQLHEIQGVEADLEGSNLFLTFLDWLYLGRIPMLVWLVIFLTVYSLTGFITQIIFFNFTQFYLPLWLIAPACLIACMPLVRLSAAIISRILPKDETTAIYSEALIGRTALIILGEAKQDYPAQAKVKDQFGQIHYILVEPEIDTTFSLGQEVILTQQTKNGFKAITHSI
- a CDS encoding flotillin family protein; translation: MMSESFYQIIVFAGIILTALVIIGVIVARLYKRSSKEVSFVRTGFGGEKVILGGGAIVLPVLHEVIPVNMNTLRLEVKRAADQALITRDRMRVDVMAEFYVRVKPTAESIATAAQTLGQKTMSPQELKDLVEGKFVDSLRSVAAEMAMEELHEKRVDFVQKVQQVVSEDLFKNGLELETVSLTGLDQTGFEYFNPQNAFDAEGLTKLTETIEDRRKKRNDIEQDADLAIKTKNLQTEQARLQILREEEYAKLQQEREISIRRAEQLSEIASQEAAKKREAEEAQIAAEREVELKRIGSARDVENENILKAQLIQKAQVEQKKTIELAEQDRAIAIAEKSRAESEAKALADQARAQAVKAEEEVLTVRETQRAERAKAVDLVAAKQAAEKDAIAITVAAEAGKKAAVDEADAIRINAEAEAEKVRLKARGEADAKILLAQAQEKQYQVDAEGTRAVNEANNLLSSEQVEMQIRLALIKYLPEIIRESVKPMENIDDIKILQVNGLGGHSGMVAAGEGGEQGQVALSDQVVNSALRYRSQAPLIDSLMNELGIQGGDINGFTQSLKPKSQP
- the ykgO gene encoding type B 50S ribosomal protein L36, whose translation is MKVVSSLKSAKLRGDCQIVKRRGKLYVICKSNPRFKARQG
- a CDS encoding copper resistance protein NlpE, with protein sequence MKKTLLAISLSSLALIACSKSNQSAPAATAETPASEIVSSEAIAISQTTEISENIATGDNAQTSLDWDGQYKAILPCADCEGIETIITLAPDQGYVISEKYLGAKDANKPIVSQGKFNFDKQGQIITLDKAGDARKYFVAENQLFALDIDGNKITGPSAELYVLKKQLN
- a CDS encoding isocitrate lyase; the encoded protein is MTTYQTAIDAIRELKAKFGNTWRDISPEDAARMQLQNQFKTGLDIAKYTAAIMRRDMAEYDADSSKYTQSLGCWHGFIAQQKMIANKKYFGTTDKRYIYLSGWMVAALRSEFGPLPDQSMHEKTSVPALIEEIYTFLRQADAKELNDLFRALKKANEAGDTAQAAEITNQIDNFQTHVVPIIADIDAGFGNDEATYLLARKMIEAGACALQIENQVSDAKQCGHQAGKVTVPHEDFISKIHALRYAFLEMGVDDGIIVARTDSEGADLTQKIPVVKEPGDIASQYISYLETTEIDIADAQEDEILIKRDGKLHRPKRLASGLYQFRANTQIDRVVLDCVSSLQNGADLLWIETATPNVDEIAHMVNRVKESVPNAKLVYNNSPSFNWTLNFRQQAYDRYVAEGKDVSAYDRAKLMSAEYDETELAKDADEKVRTFQADAAREAGVFHHLITLPTYHTAALSTHELAKGYFGDQGMLAYVAGVQRKEIREGIACVKHQAMAGSDIGDDHKEIFAGDNALKAGDDAKNTMNQFGG
- a CDS encoding LysR family transcriptional regulator, with translation MNLERVDLNLLIYLDVLLREKNVTRAAEQLGVTQPAMSNILRRLRNLFNDPLLIRSSEGMTPTERALELQPRIRDALSDLSMILEPRTEFRPYTSNRVFRIMTSDYAEATLVPRLVKALRSEAPNVVLDFLTPSDVSYRDMEQGKVDLAINRFNEIPQSFHQVLVWRDSFSCLLNDKHPAAVGLNLKSYLDAQHIWVSKTGMGVGFGVNPEKQAGLGWIDQALDRIGQKRKISVFTRHYQMPGLLAANVDLIATLPSRIARLQAKNQNLILKDPPFYIPEFELKMAWCPLLHHHPAHRWLRQLILYVARQIIEEENRAYLLNNSTTQPPHTFY
- a CDS encoding hemolysin family protein, whose product is MDIFQSIMVLIFLVLCSFFLSLSEIAIAGSRKIKLKLLAEAGDERAAKVIIMQENSADFFASTQIGVNAVAILGGIVGESSLRPYFNNLVLEFYQGKWADSIGFSLSFLTVTTLFILFADLMPKRLAMIFPEKLAIKVVNAILVFIKICKPLAWIINLIANSIFRLFKVNTKRDDSLTFDDISAIVNAGAQSGVLQKQEHHFIGNVFELEERNVPSSMTPRENVVFFTLNEPEESIRQKLAEYPFSKFLVCNDNIDNVIGYIDAKDILVRILNNQKFNQLNESTIRNVLTIPDALTLSEVLDRFRSSKEKFAVVINEYALVVGVITLSDIMITVMGDWVTPMEEEQQIIQRDANSWLIDGSTPIEDMMHALAIDSMPDNDNYETLAGFMMFQLRKIPRPADTVIFAGYKFEVVDVDNYRIDQLLVTRLLEQLAEEKPEEE